From Coffea arabica cultivar ET-39 chromosome 10e, Coffea Arabica ET-39 HiFi, whole genome shotgun sequence, one genomic window encodes:
- the LOC140015141 gene encoding uncharacterized protein translates to MVCMLTPNGEFSIASALSLVRSHSNRSLGAACIWHRSLPITISFFMFRLVSDRLPLLEQLRRFGVQGPSRCCCCIDPQEERLNHMFCTGEAARQVWKVFEIQERRSSRISSARHMAIAWWIQPAPHRYFAFVYRLLPSLICWELWRARTSALMQGGGYKVNTDGCSLGNPGMSGGGGLLRDSQEGFLFGFSCFFGVITSLHAELQALVYRVELDDLLRFQSLFQSITHCFREANKPSDRLAKMGATRGSDALFDSFVELPPMARGDIRMDRLGFPSFWRRIL, encoded by the exons ATGGTGTGCATGTTAACTCCCAATGGGGAGTTCTCGATTGCCTCAGCTCTGTCGCTTGTTCGCTCTCATTCTAATAGGTCTCTCGGCGCCGCTTGCATTTGGCACAGGTCCTTGCCAATAACAATCTCTTTTTTCATGTTTCGCCTAGTTTCAGATAGGCTGCCCCTACTTGAGCAATTACGACGCTTTGGAGTCCAAGGTCCTTCTCGTTGCTGCTGCTGCATCGATCCCCAGGAGGAACGATTGAACCATATGTTTTGCACAGGGGAAGCTGCCCGACAAGTGTGGAAGGTGTTCGAAATTCAGGAACGAAGGTCTTCTCGTATCAGCTCGGCTCGCCATATGGCAATCGCGTGGTGGATACAACCTGCTCCGCATCGGTATTTTGCATTTGTCTATCGCCTCTTGCCTTCTCTAATATGCTGGGAATTGTGGAGAGCAAGAACTAGTGCTTTAATGCAAGGGGGTG GTTATAAGGTTAATACGGACGGGTGTTCGCTTGGCAATCCAGGGATGAGTGGAGGGGGAGGGCTGTTGCGGGACTCCCAGGAGGGATTTCTCTTCGGCTTTTCCTGTTTCTTTGGTGTCATCACTAGCCTGCACGCCGAGTTACAGGCCTTGGTGTATAGG GTGGAGTTGGATGATCTATTGCGGTTTCAGAGTTTGTTTCAGTCAATAACACATTGCTTTAGAGAGGCAAATAAACCATCAGACAGGCTAGCCAAGATGGGTGCGACCCGGGGAAGTGATGCATTGTTTGATTCCTTTGTAGAGCTACCCCCTATGGCTCGCGGTGATATACGGATGGATAGGTTAGGCTTTCCAAGCTTTTGGAGAAGGATCTTGTAG